aatttgcaGAGGAAGGGGATGTCAAAAGTAATCTTTCCGATGAAGTGGATAGGCATACTATTTTGGATGATCAACAGTTTGAGGTATAAACATAATAATACTCACTTGCTTATTGGATGTTTTAAATATATAATAGACAAATATTGATTAAACTGATCCCATACCTAAAAGGTATTTGAAGACATTCATGATGATCATGATTTAGATGAAGAAAGAAATCAAATTATTGttattgatgatgatgatgatgatgatgatgatgatcagattaACGAGAAGGTACTGTATTACCTATATGCACGATATATGAAGTCCTTTGCTTTTCAAATTGGCACTTCTGTATATATGggaaataattaataatccgtTTTATGTAGGATCTGCAAGACAATCACCGATATAGGACTCCAGAACAAGGACTACAAGCAATACAAATATCTGCGAAAGAATACCAAAATGCCAAGCCTGCCATTATCAGTGTTATTAGAGACCAAACAGGCGATATGAACAATGTCAATGATAGTGATGACATCATAAATGAAAAGGTGCCATCTTTTTGTTTGATGCTTTTATTTAACTAAGATATTTATTTAATAAGATTTAATACCCGATCCAATATCTTTCTTCTACTGCGTTTAACGGGACTTGTATGCAAAAATATGTTGAGTTCAAGATTCGTTGTTAGATTCAAAAACGAATATATCTTATTCCAGTAATACTTTACTTAAGATTTTTGCTTCATAACTAGTCTATATGGTCAAGTAAAATAGGAAACTTAATATTTTACATTTTGTTTcttttgtttattaattattaGATTCTGCCAATTATCATAACTTTTGTCACTAGTTATTCACTTCTTGCAAATTTAGTTTTTTGGGAATGCCTTTTTCGGTGGAATGTTGTTTTTAAAATCTAAACTTAAAGCAACTGCCTGTGTTATGTCTACTGAAGtaatttcttttttcttttcaaaaacaaaaatagGACTTAATAGGCCAAGTAGAGAGTGATATTAAAGAGTTTAAAGATATACAACAACAATGCAGAACCAATTTGGCAATGGCGAAGGCCTTGTTTTCAACTAATCCTACGGTGAATGAATTGGAGTACGATTTTGCAAAGCTTCATGAATTAACAATGTATCCGGCCAATTTCAAACAGAGAGTTGAAAAAAGGTAACTCATCCCATGACGGCATGGCCTTGTTTTTGGTTTTAACTTTTAATGAATTGATTTGTGGATATTTGTTTTATCAGTATCTTAAAGTATCCTGAATGTATATTGTTACACATATGATTAATTGTCTTATGGAGTGTATGATAAAGTCCATCGGGGTTATTATATTGAATAAGTGACAAAAAAAAAATATCCTTCCCTTAACAGCTTGAAATCCATTGATATCAACCCCACAAGATATAGTTGAATCCATATTAGGTACAAGATAAATATAAATCCAGAACCGAATTTCCTGTTGATCTTTTAGAATAAACCCTAAAACTGTTCTCTTGTGTCATATTTCTATTATTTCCTGTTGATCTTTTGTAGCTGGTAAGTTACTGAAAATTTCAGGATCTGTGATTCTTCAGATTTCTCTTTCCACTTTGGTTCTTATACTTTTAAGATGCGATGCAACATACTAAACTTTGTACGAGTTGAGTATTAGTTTTAAGATTTTATATGTAGGGTCTGTAGTGTACAGGAAATGTCCAGCCATTCGAAGAAGAACCAATTCCTAACTATGGCACTTGTGGGTCAGCTTAGAGGGCTACTTGCACAATATATGTTTATCTTGAAACTGTCTGTCTAGTTGCAGAATCTAGAGAAAGATAATTATGCGTAATACGTGCCATAAGCTCCTGATATAATATGGTTTGTTGTCGAAATTAATTATGGGAGATCCATACTTCTCACCACTGACTCTTTCTGGGGTTACAAATCATATATCACACATCATGTACAGATATGCCTCTTAATATTTACAACTTCTCGTGTAGGGTGATATTGTCCCACGATAGACATATATAATACAAGGACAATTTTTATGCTGCAGGGCTGTAGGATAGCTTCAAGTATATTAACTGTTTAAGGAAGCTAGAAGTACATTTGTTTTGGTGCAACTTTTTCTATCTATTAAGTTATATTGCGTTTTAGTATCTTCAAATTTAAGTATCTGTCCAGCAATGCTTCTTCGTCTACTGCACGTGTCCTGAAATCTTTATGATGACAAATATGTTACAGGGTGCCAAATGCAAAAGCTGGTACAGAATCCACAGACGTTGACATACATGGAATGCAAGGGATACCTCACCTCGTCATAGCAACTCATTTTGGAGAGGAAGGTATTAGTATTCAGTACTGTTTTCTACATATTATCGCTCACACTTTTGTCTTGTGTGTGCATATTAGGTGTTCATGGAGAAGTCTTTTTTTTGTTTGCGTATGTGAACTTGTACTTGTATAACTGAGGTAGCTTGATAAATATTTGTAAAATGATACGGTTGTGCCTTTGTTCTGCATCTGCATCATACATTATTCTGCAGCATCTGGGGTTCAAATTCAAAGGTTAATAGAATCTCGCGTCTGTAATAGCAATTGGACTTTCTTGTGAGGATGGCACAAACCATTCCATCTAGTTTATTCGGATCAAGTTCAAGATGTTCACAGTGAGGTCTTCCAAGTTCTATCTTGCCAAGCCAACTGTTTGTGTCACCAATTTTTATTTGGCAATAATTTGTGTGACTTTTGTTTAGCTATTTATGTCTCATTGTTGTATAAGTTCCACTGTTATGTATTATATTTGACCAAAATAATGTGTTGTGCATACCACAAGTGGTTTGCTctacaatttaaaattttataatgctTCGCAGTAGGTGTGGAATATGGATGACCGTGTCTCTGTGGGAAATAAGCTAAAGTGTCAATCCTGTTGAGTATAATCATAATCAGGTATCTGTTTATTGATCGCTGCAGTTGGAACTTCGGAAATTTCATATTCTCAAGCATCAGGAACAAGTATCAACGGTCCGGCCATTGTACCCCCTCCTACTTCAAACAACGCTCAACAGCCAGCCGTAAATGTTGCCTATCTAGTCTGGGGAGATGATGCAATTTCCATGGTAAGCTGTTAACGAATATAAAGAATTGTAAATGAATGACCTCTAGTTGACTTAATGCAAGACTTGACTGAGAAATATTTGCAGGAGGAAAGAAGGATGTCCCTAATAAAGTATCAGGTGCATGATGAAACTACCCAAGGTAAGTTATAGTTACCTTGTATAATAATATTTTCATGTCCTTTGAAGTTGCCTCTGCATCTATTCAGTAGACTAGGTTTTACTATCCGTGCTTGTCAAATTTCAGTTTTGTTTTTCATTCTTGCATATTACAGAGGTGCTGTTGTatgttattcatttctttgttcGTACCCTAAATATTGGAAAGAATGACTGAACCGTAATATAGTAGTATCCTTGTACTTTCAACCCCATTGACTGTGGCTGTTTTACATTGTTCTCAAGGAATGACAGAAAATGTTCTGCTAATTAAATATTTGAGTAGACGAGTAGAGTAggtatattttttttgtttttctggTAGTGTCAGTAGTTACGGTTCTGGCAAGCTTGCTGTGATGAACTCGAAGGATCTTAGACTTACATCCAACTCCACAAGAACAAAGTGTATGCATTTGCTATTCAGACAATTTTGCTTTTCCATTACTAATATCGTTGCCCTATGTTTATTGTTGATTGCGTTGTTGTCCTATATTTGATTGTTGATTGTTGGAATGATTTGGTTTGAACAAGATCATCACCTAAGAATATTTCCTTTTAGCGACATTTAATTAATAAGCATTAAACTGTGAAGCTTCTTTCGCATAGTTTAGTATCTCCTGCGGAGATGGAAAGTCGTAGTATTTGAACTGGTGCAGCTGTTCATGACTGATGAACACATGTTAATTTTTTCTCTTCTTATTTCATGTTTCAGATGAGCTCAGTTAATGCTGCAATTAACAGGAAAATATCTGAAAGTAGGCTTGCTGGAAGTAGGACCTTATAGATCTGTGAAGTTCTGTACCAGTTCGAAACTGGAAGACTATCTGGATCAGTCTCCTTGTGGTTCTGGAATTTATTTGTCTGACTTTGTTGGTTGGTtctcaaaaaaaataaattaataaattaccGGTTGGTTATTACTTATTTTGTGCATTCTTTGATGAGATGTCTGAAAATGGTTTTCAATCTCCTGGTGGATGTGCTAGGTTTCTCCTAACTGACCACGTAACTTGAAAAAATTAGCTATTACAAATGTTGCTAGTGTATaattgttttttttaatttgatatcGTCGAACATTTTTTACTTCCAAATGGTATTATTTTACTTTGAACTTCAACCGCATGATATCATTCCGTTAGTCTCCTGATAAACAAATATTATACGGAAAAACTAAATTTACAGTGGTAACATTTGAAATATCCCATAAAAAAAGTAAtacttaaatattttttattagaCATTAAAAGTAAATCGTGCTAAATTTCCTTGACATATTTGCAAAATACAGGCATGATCaaatataaactaaaattaaaatggaAATTAGAAATAATCTAAGTCATTAAGGCTTTCTTTGGGAGTGCTGTTGAAAACTTTTGTACTATGAGAAAAAGTGCTGGTGGAAAAAGTGTTGTAAGAaaaattagatgactgtttggtaattatttttaatttatacatattataagatataatatataaaaataatatttttgagaaggtTTGATGGTAAAACTGATAGTTAATTCCTACAAAAGCTGAAAGCAGTTTTTTCCAAAAGCATGGGGGACATGCTTTTGCTAGCAGCAGCTTTTAGACCAAAAGCGCTTTTCCAGACAGCAgtttttagaatttaccaaacacTTTTCTGACAGCTTTTTGTTAAAAAACTGTTGTAGCTGTCTGCAAGAGCAATACCAAACAGAGCATAAATCAATCTAATCTAATGATCCCCTAATAGCACCATACCCAACTAATCTGCACCCTCTCACACACAATCTCATCTTTTCCTCTacgtttttaatttgatttttcccgtcaaacggtaagatttttttttaaatccgactttactgtatttttctccatctctcaacgatcgatttgcataccatatatGATATatttcgaaataattttaaaaaggaattatttgatttcaAGTTAtattctaaaattggtttttATTAGAGTAGCCCCCATCAAATATAAACCCAAACACGTcatattaattattaatttaatattctgaaccaataattaagatttattatGATTACGTAATTAAATACACGACTTTTAGATTATTTGAACTGATGATGTAAAGTATTATTAGTAAGGGGTCATTTGGTCCGGCTCATTCGGGTATCAGGTATGGATTTCATTCATTCCAAACTCATACCTGATTTTGGTTTACTGTTTTTGAAATCTGATACTCATTCCTTATACTTATCTGGAATCAGATTTCATACCTTAGTGGGGAGGTGGGTATGAGAGAGGGTTATGAGGTATCAAATTaaatttctttattttatttttatttataaagttAAATATTATCttaaaacatatattttaaatattatgttGTTTAATCTTAAATAAGCTGtacttatttttatttaatacaaattagtaatattttattttatttgttttaaagTTATAAATTAAcattgaaattttaaaattttaattttttaatcacttatatttaatattttttatttgtaTGTTGTATAAATAACTTAAATTCAACATATGCAATATATAAAAGTTTGATTTAATCACTgaatcaaaaataattaaatcaaacaGATTTCATTCCAGCACCGAAACAAACACATTATATCAGGAATGATTCCTCAACCCCATACCAGCGTAACCCGATTCCTTATTCCAAACACATACCGTCTTCTGAACCAAACGACCATCAAGAGTATTAGTGATTAAGTAGAAAGAATGTATAAGTAAATTGTTATGTCCAAATTTGGTATGAGTATTATCCGGGTTGAAAACGGGTCAATTGGATGAAATTAGTATAAAAATGTCTTGTTCAAAGAAAGATAATGTAAGCCTTATTTTCCGAAAAGGTAAGGGCGCACCCTCCATGATCTATGGATTAGGGATGCCTTAAATCCTCAGATGAAAACAGGAGAAGGCCTAACCTCAAGAAGTTAGGGCGCACACACAATGCCATAAAAGTAGGGGAAACCTTGACTTTCCTAGAAGTTAGGGTGCGTCCTCGAGTTATAGAGGAAGAAGATTTTGACTGATGATACAGGGTGGAGCCAACACATGAGAGTGTTAGGGCGCGCCCTAATGGTCAACATGGCACATAATGGAACTTCAGCATAAGGCTTGGACAAATTCTTTGGATGTTCGTGAGGATAGGAAGACAATGAATGATTATTACTAATATATTTTTCgtaggtactctattgaagaactcatTCATGTAATGCAACCACAGGAAGGCGGTGTTCGTGGTCAGAGACCTCTAGGGGTATGCCTGGACGAAAGGCCTTCTACTATAGTttaatgggtgtcctcattggggatatGGAGTAAACTCTGGTGTGTGCTTTAGGAGCTCtatctctgtagtcaacgggtgtcctcgttgtgagacttcggagtatcctgcactttacacccaaaagtttgggatcactttttatgtaatctggtaggggctccttgTTCGGGGataaggatgcgtccaacatttagGGTAAACCATGACTATACATGCGTCCACATACTAAAGAAACAACTGGTAGTGGAGGGTTATCATCGGCTGGGGAAATGCCTTATCCGCGAAGTCTCAAAGCCGTtgacgagccttgggcctttctggttaggcctcatcggcggacattcctaaagctagtagaagacggtttccggtagatttcctactgggcctcgggatgagaaatctaagcccattaggtttcttattccccaagaactacgCCAGCTTGATTCTCTATAAATCGGGATATGTAAGCAAATtgcaaggggtcagaagcgagagctATAAGGAGTCACCACCAACCCCAAGAAATCTCAACCCCAATTCATCATAACCACCATACTCCGGCGACTTTTCCAGCGAATaaccaccatcgtagatcttgattccggcgacGGACCTCAAATTTTGTTGATACCAAATTACTCCATCAacataaattattaaaatatgaaaAATGGCAACACATAGAAGTCAAAAATATCTCATTATACCAAATGGAAAAGCCAATTTTTATTTATTGGTACCAAATAAAAAAGCCAATTGTAGAATGGTACCATTTGGAAactttaataaatatataatatttgaCTGACGTTTGATTGACAGAGTGGTGTCACGTGGATGAAGTCCAAAGTACAATAGTACTATTTGGAAGTCAAAAATCTGAGATGGTATCATATGAAAAAACCGATTGTGTAGTGGTACCATTAGGATTATCCCAAAAATAGTTATTTGCACCTTAAGTTTATTCTGGTTAAAATAATGAAGAAGACTGCAAAATTTTTTGTATAAAATATGAAAACTAGATACTATAGGTTATTTGTTTCAAGAAAAACCTTGGATTATAAACAGTAATTATGTTATAAGATTAATgcaataaaaaatttaaatggATTAGTACTTTTTAGCAAAAAATATAAAGTTAGGCGATATATAAAAGGTATTAAATTAAAGTAAATGATAATCTTTTTATGTGACAGTTTGTCTTACGCATCACATCAATTACAGTGACCAGTATCACGTATTAAATCAGTTACGGGAAATAATGTCACATAATATTCAGTTACAAAACAATCAATTCTGTATTGATTAATACACCTATTTTCacgtaaatatttatttcaattgCCCCTTCTATAATCCTTGAgtttgagatatctgaaaattaaCAAGTTATAGATACTAAATTATCATACAAATGATATAAAACATATTAAAATATGTAAATGGAAATCTTACCTCAGCCACCAAATTTGTTCCGCTTGCACTATATCATAATTATATAATGTACACATAATTTCACTTATTGGCTTTTTCTGAATATTAATAAGCGGAAATGTTACCTCATCCACCAAATTTATTCCGCTTACACTATATCATGACTATACAATGTACACATAACTTTACTTGTCGACTCCTTTTGAATAGTAATGAACGGGTTTTTGGTCAAAGGTACGTCGACTTCCACCTTATTATTATCTAATCAACTGTGTACTGTTGGACAAGGTACCACATACTGATATTAATACgcgttggatcgtattggatcgaaaaataagttacttagccgctaagtaactgtaaaaacgatccGTTTTGATAcgtgttttggataattatcaaaaccgagcttctaaTAAAACACTtcatacgaaaataatgtaataatatcccgtctttcgagaatacgggttttattgatctatcgaaatgattatcgtatcgaaattTTTGCGCCGGgatgcgtacgggtcaaaccgtacttcggatcgaaaaagtcaaaacacgaaaaatgtctggaattatcagattaggttaaaaaggagttttacgaagagtttcgggttgtaaaagcgcaaaaacggttgaagtttgacgattcccgactttataaaatagttttgtaattattcagaaaataattaataaattcataaatcattataaaatcatataacagtccaaaaattaccaggaaaataccataattatctatattttattctggacataataaaattaacatacctatatttatcacatataaacatccacttatcaacaccaatcatcaaataattcaccaaaaatcacataataatcatataataattatttattaataaaagtAATTACACGCTATGCCCCATATATTACATAGATGGCAAGCAAATTCGTCTATGCTTCACTCCATACAATGCCTCGTAGAGACTCATTTTAATGGAGTTGTTGTAGGTAGTATTATACCACCATTCGGCTGACGATAGTCACCTGGCCCATTGTTTTGGCCGTTGGCTAGTCATAGCTCTAAGGTACTGCTTGAGACACCTATTTAATCTCTCTGTTTGCCCATTTTATTCTGGAAGATAGAAACTACTCAGCTGTAACTTAGTGCCCATTAAACTGAACAACTCCTTCCAAAATAAGCTTGTGAATATCTTATCTCTGTCTAACATAGTAGATTTCGGCATTCCGTGTAGCTTGTTAATTTTGTTGAGAAACAGTTGTGCTATATTAGTAACACTGTAAGGATGTGAGAGAGCAATGAAGTGGCCCACTTTAGTCAGCCTATCAATGACCACCATCACACAGTCCTTTTCAGCAGATCTTGGCAGTCATTATACAAAATCTAAGGAGATATGTTGCCACACTTTATTTGGTATGGACAGGGGTTGAAAAAGCCCCCCTGGGAATTGAGTTCCAGATTTAATCCTTTGGCATAGATCACAGTTTCTCACGTACTCCATAATTTCTGATTTCATTTTAGGCCAATAAAGGAATTGTGCCATTTTCTTCACTGTTACTTCTTGGCCAGGGTGTCCACCTGCTGGACTGTCGTGTAGTTCCCACATGATGTTCCTTCTTGTTTCCCCATGTGACCCTCCATACACTTTTCCttctgttgagtggcatttatgacactttattacacttcgtaaagctttgaattggtgtatttgtactcaagttgttggtgttttaatgtgttttctagtgaTTTTGCATTTTCTGGCATTatccaggtaatcaggtgaattagcatggtTTTAGTGCTAATTGGGTGTTAGGAcggtgttggaataaaagctcgtggaagaCCAGCTCAAATCAGCAAGGAAAAAAAAGAAGTCAAAATTTTAATCAGGAGGTCAGCGCgtccgcgctgtgatagcgcgcgcccgcgctgttgaagcgcgcgcccgcgccaggtcgaGAAAGGCAATTCTGTTTCTattctgattttgatccagaagacttctactctgtatggggctgctatatatacataaataagctCATTTTTTTAtagagagacgtaccagagcacaaggagaaggcgtaagaagaccgttttagcacaattcaaccaaggcgaagaagatctagttttgacttgtgattctttgtttaagttgtaacgttggatgctagttttcttattcttgaacctatactcttgtttcgtactttgtttattattcgtttataaagactacgtttattataccatgctttcatcggaacccgcgttgatgatgagtccgattatgggatAATCATTATCGtagggttctagcggatttatttatggatttgtttatgaatttatttagttgatttgtttcgatgccttagtgtgtgatgattgtatgataacctattattggttgtgcttattcgtcttatgagcgtcacgaacttataagatagcgtgttaattcttaataaagcgaaagtgaatttaaggattcagaacttgccatgctagtataggttcatgtgttattgttatgcatgattcgtaggtaattttaatcatcttacttgtcttatgtaatcatgatagataacttgtgcattaaatcgttatgttgtcaaattttatagacatatagggtctcaatataattaatttatattcagcttctatctcttttgtggatgtctggtagtatggtactcgtacattaaaagttggcgtttatcagtttcgtgttatctgattagtgtcatcaccgttacatgctaaggttaagaacgaaaagactattgaataaagtacttaatgaagttagaatcccatctttgtcatatatattaattcaaccatttttattctcttagttatagtTGTTAGCTTAAATTTAGTTaaaaacaatctcaatttgttaatcgtcttagcattggataataaacatatcattgttgcataggtgcatattcttaaattaaccaaagagtctctgtgggaacaaatttgatctaaatcttatactacttgcgaacgcatatacttgcgtgaattttagcgcgtgtttagcgactaacaagtttttggcgccgctgccagAAACTtcgatgttaatttttagtttatgtgtttgtcatcagtggtcgttaaagttcattgactcggacattgttacttatctgtttccttgtcttatttcaggtactctagcgagcgtgtatgcatacgcattCTCGGTCTGGTAAGAGAAATCTGGATCAAGCCGAAGAAGAAGCTGtagtggttcgaagggaagttGTTGAGGATGAAGAGAAAGTAGCAGAAtaagagaaagtcgaggaaccagttttagtagtgatgggagatcaagcagaaattctTAAGGCcctgatggactattctcagcctaagatcaatgatattcagtcgagCATTATCAGACCATCCATCTcagctaacacttttgagatcaaatcaagcacgattcagatgatacagaactcagttcagtttgcgggttctcctatagaagaccccaacatacacatcagggatttcatcaagatctgcgacactttcaagttcaatggcgtgactgaagatgctatcaagctgcgacacatccattctctctgagggataaagcaaagtgctgggtacattctctaccaccagggtctatcactacttgggaagatcttactcaaaagtttctcactaaattcttccatatggcaaagactgctgcaatcaggaattctcttactcagtttgctcagcaaactggagaatctctgtgtgaggcttgggatcgatataaggagatgctaagaaagtgcccacaccatgacatgcctgattggatgattataaactgtttctacaatggattgagcgctacttctagacccatgctcgaagcagcatcaggaggagccttgtgggctaagagctacaatgaagcttatgaattgattgaactgatggctgctaatgaatatcagaatccttcccagagactgactcatgAAAAAGTAGCATGAATTCTGtagttggatgcagcaactgctatagctgcccaacttaatACTTTGATGATGAAGGTGGGCACTTTGGCTaaatatggagttaatcaaattggacaaatttccaatgccttgctaaatcgtcaacccggtacactacctagtgacattgaagtaccaggaaagagggaagctaaggagcaggtgaAGGCAATTACTTTGAGGtttgggaaggttgcaaatcctggCCAAACTCAAGTTTCGAATGAACAAG
This sequence is a window from Apium graveolens cultivar Ventura chromosome 9, ASM990537v1, whole genome shotgun sequence. Protein-coding genes within it:
- the LOC141686421 gene encoding uncharacterized protein LOC141686421, whose protein sequence is MNNVNDSDDIINEKDLIGQVESDIKEFKDIQQQCRTNLAMAKALFSTNPTVNELEYDFAKLHELTMYPANFKQRVEKRVPNAKAGTESTDVDIHGMQGIPHLVIATHFGEEVGTSEISYSQASGTSINGPAIVPPPTSNNAQQPAVNVAYLVWGDDAISMEERRMSLIKYQVHDETTQVLFFILAYYRGAVMSSVNAAINRKISESRLAGSRTL